The Maylandia zebra isolate NMK-2024a linkage group LG7, Mzebra_GT3a, whole genome shotgun sequence genome contains a region encoding:
- the LOC101476386 gene encoding CUGBP Elav-like family member 2 isoform X2 codes for MLEHSSELALVQSLYANSMRCPPSAAGISVRNEDLPMSNGSSSKMNGSLEHLDQPDPDSIKMFVGQIPRSWSETELKELFEPFGAVHQINILRDRTQNPPQSKGCCFVTFYTRKAALEAQNALHNIKTLSGMHHPIQMKPADSEKTSAVEDRKLFVGMVSKKYGENEVRMMFSSFGQIEECRILRGPDGQSRGCAFVTFATRAMAQNAIKTMHHSQTMEGCSSPLVVKFADTQRDKEQRRLQQQLVQQIQQLNSASTWGNLAGLGTLSPQYLALLQQATSLSNQGSLNGIQRLGAGVNPLQLQNLATLAAAAAAAQSSASPTSTSALSTSSGALGALASPVGSTAGSSAAAAVNPLASLGTLQGLTGTSVGLNNLNALTSSVSGMGAMNGGLGASMANGSAVSSMDALTQAYSGMQQYTASALPALYSQSLLQQSVAGSQKEGPEGANLFIYHLPQECGDQDLLQMFMPFGNVVSAKVFIDKQTNLSKCFGFVSYDNPVSAQAAIQAMNGFQIGMKRLKVQLKRSKNDSKPY; via the exons ATGTTGGAACACTCTTCTGAGCTGGCCCTGGTGCAGAGTCTGTATGCCAACAGCATGCGCTGTCCCCCCTCTGCGGCCGGGATCTCAGTCAGGAATGAGGACCTGCCTATGAG caacggcagcagcagcaagatGAACGGGTCGCTGGAGCACTTGGACCAGCCAGACCCTGACTCCATCAAGATGTTTGTTGGACAGATCCCCCGCTCCTGGTCAGAAACAGAACTTAAAGAGCTATTTGAGCCCTTTGGAGCCGTGCACCAGATAAACATTCTTCGTGATCGCACTCAGAATCCTCCTCAGAGCAAAG GATGCTGTTTTGTAACTTTTTATACAAGAAAAGCTGCACTGGAGGCCCAGAATGCACTGCACAACATAAAGACCTTAAGTGGG aTGCATCATCCTATCCAGATGAAACCCGCTGACAGTGAGAAAACAAGTG CGGTAGAAGACAGAAAACTCTTTGTCGGCATGGTTTCAAAGAAATACGGTGAGAACGAGGTCAGAATGATGTTCTCGTCTTTCGGACAGATCGAAGAGTGCCGAATACTTCGGGGACCGGATGGTCAGAGCAGAG GCTGTGCGTTTGTCACATTTGCTACCAGGGCAATGGCACAGAATGCAATCAAAACCATGCATCACTCTCAAACTATGGAG GGCTGTTCCTCACCTCTGGTGGTGAAGTTTGCTGACACACAGAGAGATAAGGAGCAGCGacgcctgcagcagcagctagTACAGCAGATTCAGCAGCTCAACAGCGCCTCCACCTGGGGAAACCTGGCTGGGCTGGGGACTCTTTCACCGCAGTACCTGGCT CTGCTCCAGCAGGCCACTTCTCTCAGTAACCAAGGCAGTCTCAATGGTATTCAAAGGCTAGGAG CGGGTGTGAATCCACTTCAGCTGCAGAACCTGGCCACATTAGCTGccgctgcagctgcagctcagaGTTCTGCCAGCCCAACTTCCACCAGCGCTCTGTCTACCAGCAGCGGTGCCCTGGGAGCTCTTGCCAGTCCAG TTGGGTCAACAGCAGGGTCCAGTGCTGCCGCTGCCGTGAACCCCTTGGCATCTCTGGGGACTCTGCAAGGTCTCACTGGGACCTCTGTGGGCCTCAACAACCTTAACGCTCTCACCAGCAGCGTCAGTG GTATGGGGGCCATGAACGGGGGTCTGGGAGCCTCCATGGCCAACGGGTCAGCAGTCAGCTCTATGGATGCCCTAACCCAGGCCTACTCAGGGATGCAGCAGTACACAGCGTCTGCCCTGCCCGCCCTCTACAGCCAGTCTCTCCTTCAGCAGAGTGTGGCTGGCAGTCAGAAGGAAG GGCCAGAGGGCGCCAACCTGTTCATCTATCACCTGCCCCAGGAGTGTGGGGACCAGGATCTTCTGCAGATGTTCATGCCTTTTGGAAATGTGGTCTCCGCCAAAGTTTTCATTGACAAACAGACCAATCTGAGCAAGTGCTTTG gGTTCGTCAGCTATGACAATCCTGTGTCTGCACAAGCTGCCATCCAGGCCATGAATGGTTTCCAGATTGGCATGAAGAGGCTGAAGGTTCAGCTGAAACGCTCCAAGAACGACAGCAAACCCTACTGA
- the LOC101476386 gene encoding CUGBP Elav-like family member 2 isoform X1 has protein sequence MLEHSSELALVQSLYANSMRCPPSAAGISVRNEDLPMSNGSSSKMNGSLEHLDQPDPDSIKMFVGQIPRSWSETELKELFEPFGAVHQINILRDRTQNPPQSKGCCFVTFYTRKAALEAQNALHNIKTLSGMHHPIQMKPADSEKTSAVEDRKLFVGMVSKKYGENEVRMMFSSFGQIEECRILRGPDGQSRGCAFVTFATRAMAQNAIKTMHHSQTMEGCSSPLVVKFADTQRDKEQRRLQQQLVQQIQQLNSASTWGNLAGLGTLSPQYLALLQQATSLSNQGSLNGIQRLGAGVNPLQLQNLATLAAAAAAAQSSASPTSTSALSTSSGALGALASPVGSTAGSSAAAAVNPLASLGTLQGLTGTSVGLNNLNALTSSVSGMGAMNGGLGASMANGSAVSSMDALTQAYSGMQQYTASALPALYSQSLLQQSVAGSQKEVGPEGANLFIYHLPQECGDQDLLQMFMPFGNVVSAKVFIDKQTNLSKCFGFVSYDNPVSAQAAIQAMNGFQIGMKRLKVQLKRSKNDSKPY, from the exons ATGTTGGAACACTCTTCTGAGCTGGCCCTGGTGCAGAGTCTGTATGCCAACAGCATGCGCTGTCCCCCCTCTGCGGCCGGGATCTCAGTCAGGAATGAGGACCTGCCTATGAG caacggcagcagcagcaagatGAACGGGTCGCTGGAGCACTTGGACCAGCCAGACCCTGACTCCATCAAGATGTTTGTTGGACAGATCCCCCGCTCCTGGTCAGAAACAGAACTTAAAGAGCTATTTGAGCCCTTTGGAGCCGTGCACCAGATAAACATTCTTCGTGATCGCACTCAGAATCCTCCTCAGAGCAAAG GATGCTGTTTTGTAACTTTTTATACAAGAAAAGCTGCACTGGAGGCCCAGAATGCACTGCACAACATAAAGACCTTAAGTGGG aTGCATCATCCTATCCAGATGAAACCCGCTGACAGTGAGAAAACAAGTG CGGTAGAAGACAGAAAACTCTTTGTCGGCATGGTTTCAAAGAAATACGGTGAGAACGAGGTCAGAATGATGTTCTCGTCTTTCGGACAGATCGAAGAGTGCCGAATACTTCGGGGACCGGATGGTCAGAGCAGAG GCTGTGCGTTTGTCACATTTGCTACCAGGGCAATGGCACAGAATGCAATCAAAACCATGCATCACTCTCAAACTATGGAG GGCTGTTCCTCACCTCTGGTGGTGAAGTTTGCTGACACACAGAGAGATAAGGAGCAGCGacgcctgcagcagcagctagTACAGCAGATTCAGCAGCTCAACAGCGCCTCCACCTGGGGAAACCTGGCTGGGCTGGGGACTCTTTCACCGCAGTACCTGGCT CTGCTCCAGCAGGCCACTTCTCTCAGTAACCAAGGCAGTCTCAATGGTATTCAAAGGCTAGGAG CGGGTGTGAATCCACTTCAGCTGCAGAACCTGGCCACATTAGCTGccgctgcagctgcagctcagaGTTCTGCCAGCCCAACTTCCACCAGCGCTCTGTCTACCAGCAGCGGTGCCCTGGGAGCTCTTGCCAGTCCAG TTGGGTCAACAGCAGGGTCCAGTGCTGCCGCTGCCGTGAACCCCTTGGCATCTCTGGGGACTCTGCAAGGTCTCACTGGGACCTCTGTGGGCCTCAACAACCTTAACGCTCTCACCAGCAGCGTCAGTG GTATGGGGGCCATGAACGGGGGTCTGGGAGCCTCCATGGCCAACGGGTCAGCAGTCAGCTCTATGGATGCCCTAACCCAGGCCTACTCAGGGATGCAGCAGTACACAGCGTCTGCCCTGCCCGCCCTCTACAGCCAGTCTCTCCTTCAGCAGAGTGTGGCTGGCAGTCAGAAGGAAG TAGGGCCAGAGGGCGCCAACCTGTTCATCTATCACCTGCCCCAGGAGTGTGGGGACCAGGATCTTCTGCAGATGTTCATGCCTTTTGGAAATGTGGTCTCCGCCAAAGTTTTCATTGACAAACAGACCAATCTGAGCAAGTGCTTTG gGTTCGTCAGCTATGACAATCCTGTGTCTGCACAAGCTGCCATCCAGGCCATGAATGGTTTCCAGATTGGCATGAAGAGGCTGAAGGTTCAGCTGAAACGCTCCAAGAACGACAGCAAACCCTACTGA
- the LOC101476386 gene encoding CUGBP Elav-like family member 2 isoform X3, translating into MTSAYNLDFLPLTESRLMTSSDTINGSSSKMNGSLEHLDQPDPDSIKMFVGQIPRSWSETELKELFEPFGAVHQINILRDRTQNPPQSKGCCFVTFYTRKAALEAQNALHNIKTLSGMHHPIQMKPADSEKTSAVEDRKLFVGMVSKKYGENEVRMMFSSFGQIEECRILRGPDGQSRGCAFVTFATRAMAQNAIKTMHHSQTMEGCSSPLVVKFADTQRDKEQRRLQQQLVQQIQQLNSASTWGNLAGLGTLSPQYLALLQQATSLSNQGSLNGIQRLGAGVNPLQLQNLATLAAAAAAAQSSASPTSTSALSTSSGALGALASPVGSTAGSSAAAAVNPLASLGTLQGLTGTSVGLNNLNALTSSVSGMGAMNGGLGASMANGSAVSSMDALTQAYSGMQQYTASALPALYSQSLLQQSVAGSQKEVGPEGANLFIYHLPQECGDQDLLQMFMPFGNVVSAKVFIDKQTNLSKCFGFVSYDNPVSAQAAIQAMNGFQIGMKRLKVQLKRSKNDSKPY; encoded by the exons atGACTTCGGCGTACAACCTGGATTTCCTCCCTCTCACCGAAAGTCGGTTAATGACTTCGAGCGACACAAT caacggcagcagcagcaagatGAACGGGTCGCTGGAGCACTTGGACCAGCCAGACCCTGACTCCATCAAGATGTTTGTTGGACAGATCCCCCGCTCCTGGTCAGAAACAGAACTTAAAGAGCTATTTGAGCCCTTTGGAGCCGTGCACCAGATAAACATTCTTCGTGATCGCACTCAGAATCCTCCTCAGAGCAAAG GATGCTGTTTTGTAACTTTTTATACAAGAAAAGCTGCACTGGAGGCCCAGAATGCACTGCACAACATAAAGACCTTAAGTGGG aTGCATCATCCTATCCAGATGAAACCCGCTGACAGTGAGAAAACAAGTG CGGTAGAAGACAGAAAACTCTTTGTCGGCATGGTTTCAAAGAAATACGGTGAGAACGAGGTCAGAATGATGTTCTCGTCTTTCGGACAGATCGAAGAGTGCCGAATACTTCGGGGACCGGATGGTCAGAGCAGAG GCTGTGCGTTTGTCACATTTGCTACCAGGGCAATGGCACAGAATGCAATCAAAACCATGCATCACTCTCAAACTATGGAG GGCTGTTCCTCACCTCTGGTGGTGAAGTTTGCTGACACACAGAGAGATAAGGAGCAGCGacgcctgcagcagcagctagTACAGCAGATTCAGCAGCTCAACAGCGCCTCCACCTGGGGAAACCTGGCTGGGCTGGGGACTCTTTCACCGCAGTACCTGGCT CTGCTCCAGCAGGCCACTTCTCTCAGTAACCAAGGCAGTCTCAATGGTATTCAAAGGCTAGGAG CGGGTGTGAATCCACTTCAGCTGCAGAACCTGGCCACATTAGCTGccgctgcagctgcagctcagaGTTCTGCCAGCCCAACTTCCACCAGCGCTCTGTCTACCAGCAGCGGTGCCCTGGGAGCTCTTGCCAGTCCAG TTGGGTCAACAGCAGGGTCCAGTGCTGCCGCTGCCGTGAACCCCTTGGCATCTCTGGGGACTCTGCAAGGTCTCACTGGGACCTCTGTGGGCCTCAACAACCTTAACGCTCTCACCAGCAGCGTCAGTG GTATGGGGGCCATGAACGGGGGTCTGGGAGCCTCCATGGCCAACGGGTCAGCAGTCAGCTCTATGGATGCCCTAACCCAGGCCTACTCAGGGATGCAGCAGTACACAGCGTCTGCCCTGCCCGCCCTCTACAGCCAGTCTCTCCTTCAGCAGAGTGTGGCTGGCAGTCAGAAGGAAG TAGGGCCAGAGGGCGCCAACCTGTTCATCTATCACCTGCCCCAGGAGTGTGGGGACCAGGATCTTCTGCAGATGTTCATGCCTTTTGGAAATGTGGTCTCCGCCAAAGTTTTCATTGACAAACAGACCAATCTGAGCAAGTGCTTTG gGTTCGTCAGCTATGACAATCCTGTGTCTGCACAAGCTGCCATCCAGGCCATGAATGGTTTCCAGATTGGCATGAAGAGGCTGAAGGTTCAGCTGAAACGCTCCAAGAACGACAGCAAACCCTACTGA